In Chitinophaga sp. HK235, a single window of DNA contains:
- a CDS encoding putative porin — protein sequence MRHLLIIIALLLAGGHSLMAQFNTGRFGNMGGGGGGTSKMQRDTSKHDHEPDTLTLTYRYLGEPTDFGIDSSVADFNTDFLKVPANYMTLGNSGAAARNLIFTPLLKPGFDAGFHSYDVYGFTHANARFYNTNRPYSELNYLVGSKQEQVIGVTHTQNRTDRFNFAFDYRKINSPGYFRTQNTNHDTYRLTARYQSKNKRANTYFSFYFNKLNGGENGGIKNDSFLTSNLYKNRQSIDVNLGNQEVTQYAFFGSKIPVKSQYKETGILIQQQYDWGRGDSLHINDTTDYYRYTPIFRVQYTFNYQNNDYQFIDNNQDATFYTQHYGFDFIQGDTITARHQWKTISNDLSLVQFPVFGNLGHFINVGARFETIAGVFLDANINFTNLALHGEYRNKTRNKLWDFSARGEFYVAGQNLGDYSVSGMLRRHINDLLGDVKLSVTNVNREPSYVYKFFNSSRNTWYNNTLAKENTTQVQFAAENKKLKYNLAVNYFLFTNYTYFSDYFHSAQSPSLFNLLQVVFSKKFTISPFAWYMDVAFQQRHGEGPLNVPAFWTRNRFAFEKVLYKNLNLMTGLEFRYNTDYYADDYSPLLGQFVLQNNTKVKYFSPDISAFAHFRIKSFSAFVRAENLNTFFAENNHSAPLYPYNNFAFRLGLRWWFIN from the coding sequence ATGAGGCATCTTCTTATTATCATAGCCCTGCTATTGGCAGGAGGGCATTCTTTAATGGCCCAGTTCAATACCGGGCGTTTCGGCAATATGGGCGGCGGTGGTGGCGGCACCAGCAAAATGCAGCGTGATACCAGCAAACATGATCACGAACCAGACACGCTGACACTGACCTACCGCTATCTCGGTGAACCTACCGATTTCGGCATAGACTCTTCTGTGGCAGACTTTAACACAGACTTCCTGAAAGTGCCGGCCAACTACATGACATTGGGCAACAGCGGTGCTGCTGCCCGTAACCTTATTTTTACGCCTCTTCTGAAACCCGGATTTGATGCCGGTTTTCATTCCTACGATGTGTATGGCTTCACACACGCCAATGCGCGGTTTTATAATACCAACCGCCCATATTCCGAACTGAACTACCTCGTAGGCAGTAAACAGGAACAGGTGATCGGTGTAACCCATACCCAGAACCGTACGGACCGGTTCAACTTTGCGTTTGACTACCGCAAAATAAACTCACCAGGCTATTTCCGGACACAAAACACCAATCACGATACCTACCGGCTCACTGCCCGTTATCAAAGCAAAAACAAAAGGGCCAACACCTACTTCAGCTTCTACTTCAATAAGCTTAATGGTGGAGAAAACGGTGGTATCAAAAATGATTCATTCCTGACCAGTAATCTGTACAAGAACCGTCAGAGTATCGATGTGAACCTGGGCAACCAGGAAGTGACCCAGTATGCCTTTTTCGGTTCCAAAATACCTGTAAAATCGCAGTATAAGGAAACAGGGATCCTGATCCAGCAACAGTACGACTGGGGCCGCGGTGATTCCCTTCATATCAACGACACTACGGACTATTATCGTTATACGCCGATATTCAGGGTGCAATACACCTTCAACTATCAGAACAACGATTACCAGTTCATTGATAACAATCAGGACGCTACTTTTTACACACAGCATTACGGTTTTGATTTTATCCAGGGGGATACCATCACGGCCAGACATCAATGGAAAACGATCTCCAATGACTTGTCGCTGGTGCAGTTTCCTGTATTTGGCAACCTCGGACACTTTATCAACGTGGGAGCCCGCTTCGAAACGATTGCCGGTGTGTTTCTGGATGCCAATATCAATTTTACCAACCTGGCACTGCATGGTGAATACCGGAACAAAACACGTAATAAACTGTGGGACTTCTCTGCCCGCGGAGAATTTTACGTAGCAGGGCAGAATCTCGGTGACTACAGTGTTTCCGGTATGTTGCGCCGTCATATCAACGACCTGCTGGGAGATGTAAAGCTGTCGGTGACCAATGTCAACCGGGAGCCGTCTTATGTGTACAAGTTCTTCAATAGCAGCCGTAATACCTGGTACAACAACACGCTGGCCAAGGAAAATACCACTCAGGTGCAGTTTGCAGCCGAAAACAAAAAGCTGAAATACAACCTGGCGGTCAACTATTTCCTGTTTACCAACTACACTTATTTCAGCGACTATTTCCACAGCGCGCAGTCACCTTCCCTGTTTAACCTCCTGCAGGTAGTGTTCAGTAAGAAGTTCACCATTTCACCGTTCGCCTGGTACATGGATGTTGCTTTCCAGCAGCGTCATGGGGAAGGACCACTGAATGTACCCGCATTCTGGACCCGCAACCGCTTTGCCTTCGAGAAGGTACTGTATAAGAACCTCAACCTGATGACCGGTCTGGAGTTCCGTTATAATACAGACTACTACGCCGACGACTACTCGCCGTTGCTGGGACAGTTTGTTTTACAGAATAATACCAAGGTGAAATATTTTTCTCCGGACATTTCCGCCTTTGCCCATTTCCGTATCAAATCCTTTTCAGCTTTCGTAAGAGCTGAAAACCTGAATACTTTCTTTGCTGAAAATAACCACAGCGCGCCGTTATACCCATATAACAACTTCGCTTTCCGCCTTGGGCTCCGCTGGTGGTTTATCAACTGA
- a CDS encoding heavy-metal-associated domain-containing protein, translating to MKALSILLVALGLTFGAQAQYKKASLQASGLTCAMCSRATLESLQTLPFVDKIDTDLDNTTFILHFKPGAAVNIDAIKQKVEDAGFSVGKLVVTANFDEVKVQNDTHVPFAGSTLHFMHIKDQVLNGDKDITVIDKDFVSSKQFKKYSTETSMPCYKTGIMADCCKPHEANASKRVYHVTI from the coding sequence ATGAAAGCATTATCCATTCTCTTAGTTGCATTGGGTTTAACTTTTGGCGCTCAGGCGCAATATAAAAAAGCCAGCTTACAGGCTTCCGGCCTTACCTGCGCCATGTGTTCACGCGCTACCCTGGAATCTCTTCAGACATTACCCTTTGTTGATAAAATTGATACCGATTTAGATAATACTACCTTTATCTTACACTTTAAACCGGGCGCTGCAGTGAACATCGATGCCATCAAACAGAAAGTGGAAGATGCCGGTTTTTCTGTAGGTAAACTGGTGGTGACCGCTAATTTCGACGAGGTAAAAGTTCAGAACGACACCCACGTGCCTTTTGCCGGCAGTACCCTGCATTTTATGCATATCAAAGACCAGGTGCTGAATGGTGATAAAGACATTACTGTCATCGATAAGGACTTCGTTTCTTCCAAACAGTTCAAAAAATATTCAACTGAAACAAGTATGCCCTGTTATAAAACAGGAATAATGGCAGATTGCTGCAAGCCCCACGAAGCAAACGCTTCCAAAAGGGTTTATCATGTAACCATTTAA